A region of Deltaproteobacteria bacterium DNA encodes the following proteins:
- a CDS encoding carboxypeptidase regulatory-like domain-containing protein — MRRSSALALALLPALAHAELGGRIVDAASGAPIAGAHVTAERGDPAYRVTVFSGDDGAFVLPTPEGGDAWRVRARRIGWEDAWLDAVTSGPLELRATRHTRAGEVAAQLPAHHWYALAMRDLGASEQHLLKRECTYCHQQGAPWTRRVRSTEDWEKILALMGRRGAMLPSALRARVPDLFNAAYDPKHAVPALTRGWENAERFAPPPPAEVRRAVIEEWDLGGRASMQHDVIAHPDGTLYSVDGAQDALFRLDPRAGDGQRESWPVEVAGVALGGIFGGEDRPPSQASSAHVGPHSLQVAPDGAVWITLAIGNRLARFDPKSKTFAIHEVADGIYPHTLRFDRKGRIWYTMSASNHVGRFDPVTSKQAHVRLPARTLAQEVVLRLMPAMFWLDEKFDAINLRGDASESADGFNMPVPYGIDIAPDGGVWFSQLNENRIGRIDPETLAVKLWETPFPGPRRLRFDAKGRLWIPSFTTGHIAWFDPATEHFEQIALPTQPLAGETPYALAIHPVTQHVWVCGTNSDTLIRYEPDAKRFTVYPLPTRVTYTRELDFDAEGRVWTSNSNSPAWQIERGQPVVIRLDPAR, encoded by the coding sequence ATGCGTCGCAGCTCCGCACTCGCCCTCGCGCTCTTGCCCGCGCTCGCGCATGCCGAGCTGGGCGGGCGCATCGTCGACGCCGCGAGCGGCGCGCCGATCGCGGGCGCGCACGTCACCGCGGAGCGCGGCGACCCGGCCTATCGCGTCACGGTGTTCAGCGGGGATGACGGCGCGTTCGTGTTGCCGACGCCGGAGGGTGGCGACGCGTGGCGCGTGCGCGCGCGGCGCATCGGCTGGGAGGACGCGTGGCTCGACGCCGTAACAAGCGGCCCGCTCGAGCTGCGCGCGACTCGCCACACGCGCGCCGGCGAGGTCGCCGCGCAGCTTCCCGCGCACCACTGGTACGCGCTCGCGATGCGCGACCTCGGCGCGAGCGAGCAGCACCTGCTGAAGCGCGAGTGCACGTACTGCCACCAGCAGGGCGCGCCGTGGACGCGGCGCGTTCGCAGCACGGAGGACTGGGAGAAGATCCTCGCGCTGATGGGCCGGCGCGGCGCGATGCTGCCGAGCGCCCTGCGCGCGCGCGTGCCGGATCTGTTCAACGCGGCATACGACCCGAAGCACGCGGTGCCGGCGCTCACCCGCGGCTGGGAGAACGCGGAGCGCTTCGCGCCGCCGCCGCCCGCCGAGGTGCGCCGCGCCGTCATAGAGGAGTGGGACCTCGGTGGTCGCGCCTCGATGCAGCACGATGTGATCGCGCACCCGGACGGGACGCTCTACTCGGTCGATGGCGCACAGGACGCACTGTTTCGCCTCGATCCGCGCGCGGGCGACGGCCAACGCGAGTCATGGCCCGTCGAGGTCGCGGGCGTCGCGCTCGGTGGGATCTTCGGCGGCGAAGACCGCCCGCCGTCGCAGGCTTCGAGCGCGCACGTCGGCCCGCACTCGCTGCAGGTCGCTCCCGACGGCGCGGTCTGGATCACCCTCGCGATCGGCAATCGCCTCGCGCGCTTCGATCCGAAGTCGAAGACGTTTGCGATCCACGAGGTCGCGGACGGGATCTATCCGCACACGCTGCGCTTCGATCGCAAGGGGCGCATCTGGTACACGATGAGCGCCTCGAACCACGTCGGGCGCTTCGATCCCGTAACAAGCAAGCAAGCCCACGTGCGGCTGCCCGCGCGCACGCTCGCGCAGGAAGTCGTGCTGCGGCTCATGCCGGCGATGTTCTGGCTCGACGAAAAGTTCGACGCGATCAACCTGCGCGGCGACGCCTCGGAGTCCGCCGACGGCTTCAACATGCCCGTGCCCTACGGGATCGACATCGCGCCCGACGGCGGCGTGTGGTTCTCGCAGCTGAACGAGAACCGCATCGGCCGCATCGATCCCGAGACGCTCGCCGTGAAGCTGTGGGAGACGCCGTTCCCCGGCCCGCGGCGCCTGCGCTTCGACGCGAAGGGCCGCCTCTGGATCCCGAGCTTCACGACGGGACACATCGCGTGGTTCGATCCTGCGACGGAGCACTTCGAGCAGATCGCGCTGCCGACGCAGCCGCTCGCGGGCGAGACGCCGTACGCGCTCGCGATTCACCCCGTCACGCAGCACGTGTGGGTGTGCGGCACGAACAGCGACACGCTGATTCGCTACGAGCCCGACGCGAAGCGCTTCACGGTGTATCCGCTGCCGACGCGCGTGACGTACACGCGCGAGCTCGACTTCGACGCCGAGGGCCGCGTTTGGACGAGCAACTCGAACTCGCCCGCGTGGCAGATCGAGCGCGGGCAGCCCGTCGTGATTCGCCTCGATCCGGCCCGGTGA